GAATAAAGCTCTTTCCGTGCAGCCCGAACTTGTGGAAAAAACCGTCCAGCAAAAAGGCCACACGGCTCATATAGCCTGTCGTTTCCAGCAAAGCAATACCTATGAAGAGGATCAGAATATTTGGAAGGAACATGATGACCGCTCCTACACCTGCTATCATCCCGTCTGCAACCAGTGAACCCAGTTCACCCTCACCCAGTACTGACTTGGCCTGATCTCCCAGCCACCCAAAGGCGGCATCGATATAATCCATAGGTACAGAGCCCAGTTCAAACGTAAGTTGGAACAGTGCCCACATAAAGAACAGGAAAAGCGGTATGCCCAGGATCTTGTTAATAAGAAGATTGTCTATCTTTTGTGTCAGGTTCTTGGCTTTCATCCCTGTCATAGACATCACTTCCATCTTCGCACCTTTGGCAAAGGCAAAATGTTCATCCGCAAAGATCTCATTGAGGTCTTTTGTATTGTTATGCAGATAAAGGTGGTTAAGCCCTTCTCTTACGATCGGAAGCATCTCTATCCAGATAGGTTCATCGTGCATTATTTTATACACATCTACATCTTCCTGAAGCAGCCGAACTGCCAACTGCCGATAGGGGATCCTGCTTTGGTAATTTTTCTCTTTTAAGAAAGTGACGATCGTCTCTATCTCTTCTTCTATAGGATCACTGTAGATGACTTTTGCTCTCGTCTCATCTTGTTCATAGACAGAAATAATGGCCTTTTTTAGTGCTTCTACTCCGGTCTTTTGTGCGGCTGAGGTTTTAATGCAGGGTACACCAAGAATAGCCGAAAGCTGTTTCTCGTCTATCTCTATCCCTTCTTTTTTTGCTTCATCATCCATATTAAGGGCAACGATCACTTTCTTGCCCGTTTCAAGCAGTTGTGTGGTAAAGAGCAGATTTCTCTGAAGGTTCGTAGAGTCTACGACATTGACGATGATATCGTATTCATCACTTTGTAAAAAGCTCTTGGTGACCTTCTCTTCTATCGTGTATTCCGTTAAGGAGTAGGCACCCGGCAGGTCAATAATATGTATCTCATAGTCCTTGCAGCTGACCTCATCGCACAGTCTAAATTCTACTTCTGTTTTATCTACGGTGACACCTGAAAAATTACCTACTTTGAGTGTGGCATTGGATATCGCATTAATGAGTGAGCTTTTCCCTACGTTTGGCTGTCCTGCCAATGCTATGGTTATTTTTTCCACCTATTTTCCTTATGGAGTAGTATAACCTATATAAATGATAACTATTATCACTTATCTAAATTTTGATGAAGTATAATCTACCTTCTCTTAAAAAGCTATTAAATTGAGAGTAATTATCAATTTAATAGCTTTGCCACATTAAAATGGCAAACTTTTTAAAAACTCTCCGGCCTTCCCGCCCAGTGCCTTATCGAGCTTTTCCTGAACCTTCTCATCTATTTTATCTTTGATCAGTGCCGAGGTATCAAGGGTGATTTTCGGATGATCGACCGACCCTTTGATCTTTCCTCTTACCGTGTGTTCTTCATAGACGAACTTGAACCTGGCCGTATTGGTGTTATTTAACTTGTTCAATCTTCCCTCAGTGATGTCAATACTGCTGCTTGTCCCTGTCGCATGCAACGTATACGCTGTAATATTTCCCTTTATATCGGCATGAAACTTGGTGGAGGAGAAGATCACACGTGCAGGATCCTTTCCTATTGCCAGGCTTATCACATTGGTCAGGTCACTTGGTTTGATCTGGAATGAGGCGATATCCAGATCCACCACACCTGATTTTTGTTTCAGGTTGTAGGTTGCGTTACCTGAAGCCGATCCCAGAAAGTTCTTCTTATGCCCGAGTGTTCCCAAAATATTTTCCAGAGGTACACTGCTTATCGTACTGGTCAAGTTATCCCCTTTAAGGGTATAATTGATCTTGCCTCCCAAAGAGGTCGTTGCCCCCGTTATCTGTAGTATTTTGTCTTTAGACAACTCCCCTTTCAAGAGAAGAGGTCCGTAGAGTTTTTGACCAATCAGCGGCTGTACATCCTTTAAATTTGGAATGTCGATGGTATAAGCACTTTTCAACGTTTGCTTCTGTGCATCATAGACCATGTTGTCAAGCGTGATGTTTCCCACGGAACTTTCCACTTTTGTATGGATAGTTCCTTTTCCCTCTTTGAATGTCCCGGAAGACTCTACGACCGCATTCATGGTGAAGGCTTCGCCTGTCAACTCTTTCATTGCACCCGGTTGAGTGACCAGTTTGCTGCTCTTTAGAGAGAATGTGCCCTCTTCGGGATCAAGATCCGTAAAGTCTATATGACTGTCTATGGTCCCTTTGACATAGACAGGCAATCCGCTCAAGGCAAGTATCTTCTCTACGGAAAGCTCGGAGATATCTACTTTGGCCGTTTTGCTGTCGTACGCAAACTCGACTTTTTTACCCAGTCCTTCCGTCACGCCGGAGATACTCAGCGTATCCGCAAGAGTGAGTCTCCCTTTGGCACTGACCGGTGTAGCTTTCACTTTTTTTGCCTGGGGGATCAATGCATTGATATCATGGACAAGGAGATCATACTCTGAGACCAGACTGTTTTGTTCCAGATCATATTCGAACGAAGGAAGTGTGATATCGGTCAGTGTTGACACGACCTTCACATTTCCGCTCAGCAGGGCATTGTCTATCTCTCCTTTAGATACGAAAGTAAAGGTATTCTCTTCGGGGATCTTGTATCCTGCCATTTTTTCTACGGCCTTAGGGTTCAATACCCCTTTATCGACCTGTAGTCTATAGGTCCCGGACATTTCTTCCAACTTCTCCAACACCAAGTCTCCGCTGAGTTCACCTTTTGCATAGTCGGGTTGTTTGAGAAAAGCCAGAAGCTTCTCTAAAGAGAGCTTCTCCAAAGTGACTTTGGCTGTTTCTCCCAGAGTAAAATCGAGCACACCTCCCAAAGAGCGGCTCGTTCCTGTCACACGTGTGCTTTCTTCTTTCTTTGTTAGCTTCCCTTCTATTTTGAAAGGACCCGCCAGCTTATTCTTTGTCAAGATACGCATATCCTTCACATCCAGACGGTAGGCTGCGTTTGCTTCATCCGTAGCCATATCCATCACTGCATCTTTGACCTGCAATGCAAAAAGGTTACTTTGTATATCCCCCGTCAATTGGGCACTTTTCCCCTCAAGCTTGGCATCCACTCTCCCTTCTACATAACTTTTTTCAGGAAGGGTATAGTGATAGAGTTCTTCCACCAATGCACGATCGAAAGAGGCTTTGTTCAGGACAATATGCCCATACCCGCTTGCCGTCTCTTCAGCCATTTTAGGCATATTGATCTCAACATCCAGTTTTCCTTCTGCCAAAGCAGGATACCCTGCGAGCTGTAAGACTTCTGAAAAGTGTGCGCCTTTCATGTTAGCCATGATCTTCTGGGCACTCTCATCGATGAGATTGAAACGGTAGTCCAATGCAGCGCCGAGGGCGCTTCCTTGTCCCTCGACATAGATATCTTCGGAATCCCCTTTAAAATTTCCTTGAATATCCACCTCTTTTACCTTGATCTCCTTATAAGCGAACCTGTCTGTTTTGATCTGATAGGTACCCTCGAACGACTGGCTCCACAGATCATGCTGCGTTGTCACATCTACAAAAGCCTGCTTGTTAATGACTATTTCCAAACTCGATGTCCCAGACTCGAGTTTGAAGGTGTTGACCTCAACCGGCAACCCTATCTTCTCTTCCAGTTTCTCTTTGACATAGGGTTTTAACATATTGTTACCCGTTTGACTGAAAATGAAAAAAGAGAGGCCTACGATTGTAAGCAATAGAAACAGTAATATCCAAAGTGTTATTTTAAGTATTTTATTCATGCCCTATTATACTAAAATAAACATAGAAGTGCTAGAATACCTCCATGCATTTTACATTCGGTTCACCCTATCTATTGGCGCTACTGTTACTTTTACCCTGTTTTCTTTGGTGCAAACAGTACAGTAAACCCTATTATTTCCCTAAATTGGCATGGGTGACACGACAGAGTCCTCTTTTGAGCTGGGAGCCATGGCTGAAAATGGCACTCTTCACACTGATGGTCGTTGCCCTTGCAAAACCTTTCGTCTATGATGCGATCTCGGACCAGCACAAAAAAGGACGGGACCTTGTTCTCGCCATCGATGCAAGCGGTTCTATGGCACAGAGCGGATTTCATCTCAAAGACCGGATGAAAACCAAATATGAGATCACGACCGAACTCTCCAAAGACTTCATAGCAAAACGTTTTGATGACAATATGGGGGTGGTCGTTTTTGGTACCTTCGCCTATACCGCTTCCCCTCTGACCTATGACCTTGAATCACTCTCCTATCTTCTCGAGATGACCAATGTCGGACTTGCAGGAGAAAGTACGGCCCTGGGTGATGCTATCATGCAGTCCATCCGTACCCTCTCGTACGGTGAGGCAAAGAGCAAAGTGATCATCCTCCTTACGGACGGATACCATAATGCAGGACAGACTTCACCTAAAGAAGCGGTACAGAAAGCCAAAGAGCTGGGTATCAAGATCTATACCATAGGGATAGGAAAACGATCTGATTATGATGTTTCTCTGCTTGAGACCATCGCAAAGCAGAGTGGTGCTAAAAGTTATGCCGCCTCTTCTGCAGAGGCCCTCTCCAAGGTCTATGATGAGATCAATGCCCTGGAGCCCAGCGCGATAAGAAGCGAGAACTACCTCAACCAGAGAGTGCTGATACTCTACCCTTTGGCACTGGTGTTCATCCTCCTTTTACTCTGGGTACTCTGGACCAGAAGGAGTGAAACATGACCCTGCTCTATCCAAGCTTTTTATGGCTGCTGATCCCTTTGGCTCTACTTCTATGGTACAGTTCACGCAAAGTGGTACCTTTGGTACATCTTGTCATCCTAATGCTTGTGGTGCTTTCACTCGCACGCCCCGTCCGGGAAGAGACACTGCAAGAAGCCGGTATAGAAGCCAAAGACATTATCATTGCACTGGATGTCTCCTACTCCATGAAAGCCACGGACATCACACCGACACGTTACGACTTTGCAAAAGAGACCATTGCTGCCCTTCTGCAGGAAAATCCGGGTGACAATATCATGCTCATCGCCTTTACAACGAACCCCTTGCTGCTTTCTCCCCCCACCACGGACCATGCCCTGATCAACATTGCCCTTGCAAATCTCAACCCGGAGTTCATCCTTACCAAAGGCACCTCGCTTGAAACGCTCTTTAAGAGGATCGCTTCCATGAAAAGGGGGCATAAGAACCTCATACTTATGACAGACGGGGGTGACGAAGAGGACCTTGGAAAACTGACAACGCTTATCCAAAATGCAGATATCTCTTTGAGCATTTTGGCATTGGGGAGCACACTGGGAACGACCATTGTGAACAAAGACGGAAGCCTTCTCAAGGACAAAGATGACAACCTTGTCATCTCGCGTGTCAATCCTCTTTTGGAATCACTCTCTTCCTCTGTTTCAGGCACTTATGTGACTGCCTCAAGTACCCCCGAAGCCACAGCGGACAGGGTCAGTGATGCATTGCAGGAGAATGCGGATCAGGCACAACACATTCAAAAGATGCAGCGCCATTACCTGGAGCTCTATCAGCTGCCTTTGGGAGTCGCGCTTGTCTTGTTCTTTATGCTCCATACGCGCGCTGTCAAATACCTGCTGATACTCTTTGCCCTTCTAGGGGTACAGGCCGAGGCTTCCCTGCTTGACAACTATCATCTGAACCGTGCCTACCAAAGCTACAGAACCTCTGATCTCAATGAGACAAAAAAGCAGATACAGCAGATCAAGGCCCGCTCTTTGCAAAGCCAAATGCTACTGGCAAATACGTACTACAAACAGCGTGCCTTTAAAAAAGCGATCCAAACCTACAGAACCATCCGTTCCACTTCTCCAAAGATCAAACAGCAGCTCTATTACAATATCGCCAATGCCTATGCGATGCAAGAGTCATACGATAAAGCCAAACTTTACTATACTAAAGTCTTGCAGTTGGGGGAAGATCCGGATGCTGAACATAATCTACGCCTGGTGGCACTTCTGAGCGACCAAAAGAGTGCGGACCTTGGTATCGCGCACCCGAAATCACAAGACTCCTCTTCAAGCAAAAGTGAATCACAAGAGGAGAATAAAGAGTCAAAAAGTGAAGATGAACCCAGTTCGGGAAGCGGTGGAGGCGGAGAGAGCCAAACACAAAAAGAGCAGAAGGAGAACAAGCTTTTAGATGCAGGAAATCAAGAGCAGCACCCTCTGGGCTCTAAAGTCTATGAACTTATCAATAAAGGATATATACGTGAAACACAACCCTGGTAAAAGCGCTTTACATTTATGCTTTCTTCTTCTAAGTTTTCTCACGCTTCAGGCAGAAGATTTTACCTATACTTTGAATGTAGATCAACCGGCGCCTTATGTCAAGGAGCCCGTCATACTGACCCTCGATCTCAACCAAACCAATCATGATGTCGTGATGCTCTTTAACTTTGACATCCGCCAAAGTGAAGATTATACGTTTCAAAGGCTGGATATCAAGGAAACAGAAAGCTATCATGATCTCAAAATTCATTATGTCTATCTCATCTACCCTTTAAAGTCTGGAGATATCAACATCACATTCGATCTCACCAAAAAAGTCACAACGGATGAGAGTCTGGCTTACAGTTTTTCCGGGGACAGAGACAATGTGAAGACTTTGGTTACAAAAAACACACCTATCGATCTGCCTCCTTTACAGCTCCGGGTCAAACCGCTTCCTGAAGGGACACTCCTTGTAGGAGACTTTGCATTAAACTATGGGATCAAAAAGCATCAAGCCAAGGCCTATGAACCGCTCCCTTTCCAAGTGACTATCAAAGGAAAAGGGTACCCTCCGCTACTGGAGAGAGTGCTTCCAAAAGAAGGCAACTTTACGCGTTTTACAGAAAAACCTATTGTCAAGTCTGTAGCAACCACAGGGGGGACACAAAGTACAGTAACCTATCCGATGGCGCTTTCACATAGTCAAAGTTTTACACTTCCACCCATACGTCTCATCGCCTTTGATCCTCAAAGCGAAAAAAGTTACACACTGGATATCCCTTCACAGCAGTTCAATATTGAGCAGGTGGAGTCCCGTCATTTGGTCGACACGGTAGATTCACCCGATATCGCCAAGGAGGACTGGTCCTGGCTACGTACACTTTCGGGGTATATCGTGGCATTTTTTGCAGGCTATATGACTGCGCTTAGCTGGAGATGGACCAAGAAAAAGAGAGAAAAAGAAGCCCATCCTTTGGTACAGAAGATACGGAACTGCAAGGATGAAAAAGCGTTACTGCAGGTACTTATCGCAGCAGACAACAGTGAATTTACCTCCAGTATAGAAAAACTGGAAGATTCTTTATATGGAAATGGTAAAATCAGCTTGAATCAAGTAAAACAGGACGTTCTGGAGAAAATAATATGAATGAACAGATAAACAGACTTAAAAGCGAGATAAGCAAAGCCGTGATAGGCCAGGAAGCCATGGTTGAAGGATTGCTCATAGGATTGCTTTGTGATGGCCATATACTGGTCGAAGGTGTACCGGGACTTGCAAAGACCACCACTATCAATGCGCTCTCACGCGCCCTGGGGTTAGAGTCTAAACGTATCCAGTTCACGCCCGACCTTTTGCCCTCAGACATCATCGGTGCACAGATCTATAACCCGAAGGACCACAGCTTCAGCATCAAAAAAGGCCCTCTTTTTACACACCTTCTCCTAGCGGATGAGATCAACCGTGCCCCGGCAAAAGTACAATCCGCCCTGCTTGAAGTGATGCAGGAGAGACAGGTCACCATTGCCGAAGAGACCTTTAAACTTGATCGGCCGTTCCTGGTCATGGCAACACAGAACCCCATAGAACAGGAAGGCGTCTACGCACTGCCTGAAGCACAGCTGGACCGCTTTATGATGAAGATCGTGGTCCAGCACAACAGTGAAGCCCAAGAGCTGGAGATCATGCGAAAAGCAGCAAGTAAAAGTTTTGGTGAAGTACAGACCGTACTGAGTATAGAAGATCTCTTTACCCTTCAGGAAGAGATCGGGAAGATCCACGTCGATGAGGAGATGGAACGCTATATGGTACAGATCATCGCTGCAACCAGAGACCCTCTCAGGTTCGGCTTAGAGGATATTGCCGAGAACATCATGTTCGGAGCAAGCCCAAGGGCCTCGATAGACCTTTATAAGGCAGCCAAAGCCAAAGCCTTTTTACGCGGAAATGATTTTGTAAGTCCTGCAGACATCGGGTATGTGATCCACAACGTACTCCGTCACCGTATCGTGCTTTCCTATGAGGCCAGAGCTAAGGGTATACATACAGATGAGATCATCACTGCTATCATTGAGACATTGCCGATACCCTAATGAATACAGCCCTTAAAGCCCTGCAGCTCAAAGCCAGACACCAGGTATACACTTTGCTGAGCGGACACAATCTCTCTAAGCTCCAGGGAGAAGGGTATGACTTCTCTGAACTCAGAGAATACCAGATGGGTGATGACATCCGCAAGATCAACTGGACCATTTCGGCAAAACTGGGTCATCCCTATATCAAAGAGCTGCATGCGAACCGTGAACTCTCCGTCGTAGTCGCTGCCTTCATGGATGCCAGCCTCTATTTTGGTGCAGGCAATGCCAAACAGAAGAAGCTGACTGAAGTAGCCACCATCCTGGGCTATGCGGCACAGCAGAACAATGACCTTTTTACAGGGATACACTATATGCAGGGACAAACCCATACGACCCCGCCGACCAAACAGCTCTACCATATAGAACAGTTCTCGCAGACACTCTACAGTGCTTCTGTGCTCAATACCGCACTGGACTATAGTGCTGCGATCCAAGACCTTTTCAAAAGGCTGCACAAACCTTCACTTCTGTTTATTCTGAGTGACTTTTTGGAAGAGATGGATCTCTCGTTGCTCTCCCAAAAACACGAAGTCATTGCGGTGATCATCAGGGACAGAGAAGAAGAAGTGCCTAAAAAACTTGGGGAAGTCACGCTCTCCCATCCGCAGGATGGCAAGAGGATGGATACCTACTTTGGGCAAAGAAGCATAGAGAAGTATCTTGCAAAACTCAAAGAGAATGATGAGAAGCTCTCTGAGCATTTTGCCCACTACGACATTCGTTCTGTCAAGATATTCACAGATGACGAAGCCGTAAGCAAACTGGTGGGGCTCTTTGTCTAGTCCAACTATTTTTTTGCTTCAGATAAACAATAAGTAGACAAAGACCACAAATAAGATCACATGCAGGAAACCTTCAAACATGTTGGTTTCCCCGTCATTGAAGTTCACGATGCTGACGATCAGGGTCAACCCCAGCATCACACCCTGTACCGGAAAACCTATGAGGTTCCCCAGCGTTGACTACACCAACGTATGTTCAAAATAAGTGATGACAAAATAAGAGATGATGGCTGCAAAGAGACTATACTCTGTTGAAAGATGCTTAAGAAGTTGCATTATTTCAAGATATCCTTATAGCTTTTGTTGGCATTACACTTGAGTTTCCCCTCCACACCCATGATGCGTTCATCTCCTGATCTATAGGCTTTTTTCAAACGTTTTGTGATCTTGGCCTGTTCTTTTTCTTTCGTGATCTTGTGCTGCTTGAAGAATTTTTTGAGTCCTATCCAACGATCCTCTTCAGCGTCCATACTCTCTTCTTCGGAGATCACCTCTATCGCTTCTTGTGATTTTCTCTGCTCTAACTGATGGACATAAAGCGTACGCATCTCGTAGAATGCCTCTTTGAGCAGGTCTATCTCACCTTTGAGTGTTGTTGAGATCTGCTTATTGGACTTTTTGAGGTCTTTGACGGTGCCTTTGAGTACCGATATCGTTTCATCTTTGGCTTTCAGTAATGCTTTATAGTCTTTCACCTCTGCAGGAGGTACCGAAGTGTTGGTTTGCGTTGAGATGGGCTTTTTGGGTACCACCCTAGTCTCTTTTTCACTAGAGGCTGTTTCTTCTGCTCTCTCATTGTCAACGACAATGTAAAGTTTACCCTCTACGTTTTTCGCTGTCAATATCCCCCGCTTGACTTTCGCGTAGACCGCTTGTCTGGAAATACCCAGTTCCTGTGCATACTCAGCAGGCTTCATCAACTTTTCCATACTCTCCCCTGTTTACAGTTTTGTAAATGATAGCATAAATTTTATGAAAGCTTTACAGAAGAAAATCCTCATATTCAATCGAAAGTTAATCTTGTAATTGAGCTTGTATAAAAATACAAACTAAAATAATGCCAAGAATTACATTTAAAGATCAATCTATTAAAAACCTCATAAATTTATATATTTTATAAGGTTTTTACTCCTCATATTTACTTGTATTAAAATCACATAGCTTTTTACCCTCTCCAATCTTTGGAGTAGAATAACTGTCTCCACTAAGTAGTCTGTCATATTCTAAATAGGCTTTCTTTCTCTCTTGAGTATTAAATATTATGTTACTTCTAAAATATTCATTAGTAACATCTTTTATTACCAGAAGAACTTCATTAAAATATTTTGCATATATTTTATAGTAAGATTCACAATATGACGGAGCACTCACGTAATCATGAATCTCTTTAGCCTTCTCAGGCGTTTCTAATACTTTCTTATATGCTCGCCCTGCCTGCATAGCAATATCTATATGTATAGGATGTTCGTCTTTATATGTTTCATAAATCCAACGCTCCACATCATCCCGCACACCATTGTTATTAGAATCTATACCAAGTAGTGTTGAGTTGTTGATTTTAGGGTCTGGTTCTGGTGGAAGAGTGTGTCCATTAATGGTTTCGGAATAAGTATTTGAAGTTAAAAGTAATAATAGAATCAATCCAATCTTTTTCATGTATATAGCCTTTATATTCAATCAACTATATACTATCTTAATTCTCTGAAAACCAAAACCTTATAATCTAACATATTTTATAAGGTTTATTGCTGTAGCGACATTTGCAAACCATAAATTTGCATCTCTTGATAGAAAACCTTATAAAACGTGCTATATGGCAGATTTTATAATGAATATGATTCCTTGGGTTTAAATGTATTTGTTAAGAGATTTGTATAGTGTTAGAGATTTTTTAATGCAAGAAAAACGGGTGATCTATTTTTGGGTACCGTCAAGTACGGGGACAAAGAGGCACTGTTCGATCGTCTCAGACGTAATGCGGCCGTTTTTCTTATAGTAACGTGTGATGATATGATAGTTTTCTGCCTCTTCCACAGGGGCCACCAATATACCGCCCTCAGCCAATTGTTCAAAAAGTACGGCAGGTATCTCTTTGGCTGTGGCTGAGAAGAGTATACGTTCAAAAGGAGCATACTGCTTCCATCCTCTTTGCCCATCGTCAAAACGTGTAATGATATTGTGCATTTCAAGAGAGGAAAAACGGCTTTTTGCCTCTTTGAGAAGCTCGTCGATACGCTCTATGGTGAAGACACGACGACAGATCTTGCTGAGTATTGCTGCTTGATATCCGCTTCCACAACCGATCTCAAGGACGGAGTCAACGCCTTCAAGCTCCAAGTGCTGTGTCATTTTAGCGACCGTTAGAGGGGAGGATATCCACTGGCTTGCCGCCAAAGGGAGAGCTTCGAGCTGATACGCAAGATGTTTAAACTGAGAAGGAACAAAGGTCTCTCTGTCAACAGCCAACAATGCTTCTCTGACATGCGCATCCAATGCAAAGTGTTTCTCGATCTCTGCAACAAGATTGTGTCGCTGTCTCTCTTTTATCATAAATTCAAGTCCCTCATCCCAAATAATGCAGAAATTCTATCTAAAATCAAGTTAAAAAGGCTTTTTCGCTTATCCAGGAGATCCTGTTTTTCTAGTCCATTACTATATAACGGCGCATTTTTTTGATCTCTCTGAAGTCGATACACCCTTCTACGGCTTCCAGTGTATCATCTTTCGTCACTTCCCCTGTAGGCGAAATAATGGACGAT
The sequence above is drawn from the Sulfurovum sp. TSL1 genome and encodes:
- the feoB gene encoding ferrous iron transport protein B, with product MEKITIALAGQPNVGKSSLINAISNATLKVGNFSGVTVDKTEVEFRLCDEVSCKDYEIHIIDLPGAYSLTEYTIEEKVTKSFLQSDEYDIIVNVVDSTNLQRNLLFTTQLLETGKKVIVALNMDDEAKKEGIEIDEKQLSAILGVPCIKTSAAQKTGVEALKKAIISVYEQDETRAKVIYSDPIEEEIETIVTFLKEKNYQSRIPYRQLAVRLLQEDVDVYKIMHDEPIWIEMLPIVREGLNHLYLHNNTKDLNEIFADEHFAFAKGAKMEVMSMTGMKAKNLTQKIDNLLINKILGIPLFLFFMWALFQLTFELGSVPMDYIDAAFGWLGDQAKSVLGEGELGSLVADGMIAGVGAVIMFLPNILILFIGIALLETTGYMSRVAFLLDGFFHKFGLHGKSFIPLVTGFGCSVPAYMAARTLKNEKDRLITLFIIGFMSCGARLPIYVLFAGAFFAEEKAGNILFIIYISGAILGLIAAKVLKMFVFKGEDEPFVMEMPKYRMPSLKLIWHTVYGQAKSYLKKAGTYILAAAILIWFAGNYPKNSELETQYETKIAQAVNEKEKNQLHNELSARLLEESYLGKIGHASEPFFAPLGFDWRMAVALEAGLAAKEVVVSTLGVLYALGDEVDEGNEGLIAKIKANIPFAAAIAFVVFVMVYLPCLAASMVFAKEAGGWKYLVYLFVMTTATAWILSFIAYHVTLMITGV
- a CDS encoding VWA domain-containing protein; its protein translation is MHFTFGSPYLLALLLLLPCFLWCKQYSKPYYFPKLAWVTRQSPLLSWEPWLKMALFTLMVVALAKPFVYDAISDQHKKGRDLVLAIDASGSMAQSGFHLKDRMKTKYEITTELSKDFIAKRFDDNMGVVVFGTFAYTASPLTYDLESLSYLLEMTNVGLAGESTALGDAIMQSIRTLSYGEAKSKVIILLTDGYHNAGQTSPKEAVQKAKELGIKIYTIGIGKRSDYDVSLLETIAKQSGAKSYAASSAEALSKVYDEINALEPSAIRSENYLNQRVLILYPLALVFILLLLWVLWTRRSET
- a CDS encoding VWA domain-containing protein; amino-acid sequence: MTLLYPSFLWLLIPLALLLWYSSRKVVPLVHLVILMLVVLSLARPVREETLQEAGIEAKDIIIALDVSYSMKATDITPTRYDFAKETIAALLQENPGDNIMLIAFTTNPLLLSPPTTDHALINIALANLNPEFILTKGTSLETLFKRIASMKRGHKNLILMTDGGDEEDLGKLTTLIQNADISLSILALGSTLGTTIVNKDGSLLKDKDDNLVISRVNPLLESLSSSVSGTYVTASSTPEATADRVSDALQENADQAQHIQKMQRHYLELYQLPLGVALVLFFMLHTRAVKYLLILFALLGVQAEASLLDNYHLNRAYQSYRTSDLNETKKQIQQIKARSLQSQMLLANTYYKQRAFKKAIQTYRTIRSTSPKIKQQLYYNIANAYAMQESYDKAKLYYTKVLQLGEDPDAEHNLRLVALLSDQKSADLGIAHPKSQDSSSSKSESQEENKESKSEDEPSSGSGGGGESQTQKEQKENKLLDAGNQEQHPLGSKVYELINKGYIRETQPW
- a CDS encoding MoxR family ATPase, giving the protein MNEQINRLKSEISKAVIGQEAMVEGLLIGLLCDGHILVEGVPGLAKTTTINALSRALGLESKRIQFTPDLLPSDIIGAQIYNPKDHSFSIKKGPLFTHLLLADEINRAPAKVQSALLEVMQERQVTIAEETFKLDRPFLVMATQNPIEQEGVYALPEAQLDRFMMKIVVQHNSEAQELEIMRKAASKSFGEVQTVLSIEDLFTLQEEIGKIHVDEEMERYMVQIIAATRDPLRFGLEDIAENIMFGASPRASIDLYKAAKAKAFLRGNDFVSPADIGYVIHNVLRHRIVLSYEARAKGIHTDEIITAIIETLPIP
- a CDS encoding DUF58 domain-containing protein, with the translated sequence MNTALKALQLKARHQVYTLLSGHNLSKLQGEGYDFSELREYQMGDDIRKINWTISAKLGHPYIKELHANRELSVVVAAFMDASLYFGAGNAKQKKLTEVATILGYAAQQNNDLFTGIHYMQGQTHTTPPTKQLYHIEQFSQTLYSASVLNTALDYSAAIQDLFKRLHKPSLLFILSDFLEEMDLSLLSQKHEVIAVIIRDREEEVPKKLGEVTLSHPQDGKRMDTYFGQRSIEKYLAKLKENDEKLSEHFAHYDIRSVKIFTDDEAVSKLVGLFV
- a CDS encoding DUF3972 domain-containing protein, with the translated sequence MEKLMKPAEYAQELGISRQAVYAKVKRGILTAKNVEGKLYIVVDNERAEETASSEKETRVVPKKPISTQTNTSVPPAEVKDYKALLKAKDETISVLKGTVKDLKKSNKQISTTLKGEIDLLKEAFYEMRTLYVHQLEQRKSQEAIEVISEEESMDAEEDRWIGLKKFFKQHKITKEKEQAKITKRLKKAYRSGDERIMGVEGKLKCNANKSYKDILK
- a CDS encoding protein-L-isoaspartate(D-aspartate) O-methyltransferase encodes the protein MIKERQRHNLVAEIEKHFALDAHVREALLAVDRETFVPSQFKHLAYQLEALPLAASQWISSPLTVAKMTQHLELEGVDSVLEIGCGSGYQAAILSKICRRVFTIERIDELLKEAKSRFSSLEMHNIITRFDDGQRGWKQYAPFERILFSATAKEIPAVLFEQLAEGGILVAPVEEAENYHIITRYYKKNGRITSETIEQCLFVPVLDGTQK